GCCCGGCATGCCGACGCCGACCCGCGCCTCGGCGCCGCGCGCCTCCTCCGCGTCGGCGACGAGGACGGCGATCGCGTCGAGCGTGCCGTCGTAGTCGTCGCGCGGCGTCGCCGTCCGCCCGGTCCACAGCTCGCGCCCGCGCCCGTCGAGCGCCATCGCCGCGATCTTCGTGCCGCCGAGGTCGATTCCGACCCTCATTCCGCTTCCTCCGCCCGCCCGGACGCCGCTCAGGCCCGCGGGTGCGCCTTGTCGTAGATCTCGATGATCTTGTCGAGGGCGAGCTTGGTGTAGCGCTGCGTCGTGCTCAGCCGCTCGTGCCCGAGCA
Above is a window of bacterium DNA encoding:
- a CDS encoding ROK family protein — translated: MRVGIDLGGTKIAAMALDGRGRELWTGRTATPRDDYDGTLDAIAVLVADAEEARGAEARVGVGMPG